A single genomic interval of Burkholderia sp. HI2500 harbors:
- a CDS encoding branched-chain amino acid ABC transporter substrate-binding protein yields the protein MLRHSMTAFAAAAALTCALSAHADEIVRIGHVAPLTGAIAHLGKDSENGARLAVEEINAKGLTIGGKKVTLQLDAQDDAGDPRTATQVAQRLVDDKVIGVVGHHNSGTSIPASRVYRDGGVVQISQAATNPTYTQQGFKTTYRVVATDAQQGPALAMYAAKNLGIKTVAVVDDSTAYGQGLATEFEKAAKAAGMKVVSRDATNDKAIDFRAILTKIKGANPDAIMYGGMDSTGGPLAKQARQLGMRAKILAGDGVCSTDLPKLAGPASDNVVCSEAGIALEKMPGGAAFAKRYEARYHQPMQVYAPFSYDAVYIIVDAMKRANSTDPAKVLAAMPATDYKGVIGETSFTPQGDLRHGAISVFTYRSGKKALLDIVKM from the coding sequence ATGCTTCGACATTCCATGACGGCATTCGCGGCAGCGGCGGCGCTCACGTGCGCGCTGTCCGCACACGCGGACGAGATCGTGCGCATCGGCCACGTCGCACCGCTGACCGGCGCGATCGCGCACCTCGGCAAGGACAGCGAGAACGGCGCGCGCCTCGCGGTCGAGGAAATCAATGCGAAGGGCCTGACGATCGGCGGCAAGAAGGTCACGCTGCAACTCGACGCGCAGGACGACGCGGGCGATCCGCGCACGGCGACGCAGGTCGCGCAGCGGCTCGTCGACGACAAGGTCATCGGCGTCGTCGGCCATCACAACTCGGGCACGTCGATTCCGGCGTCGCGCGTCTATCGCGACGGCGGCGTCGTGCAGATCTCGCAGGCCGCGACCAACCCGACCTACACGCAGCAGGGCTTCAAGACGACCTATCGCGTGGTGGCGACCGACGCGCAGCAGGGGCCGGCGCTCGCGATGTATGCGGCGAAGAACCTGGGCATCAAGACGGTAGCGGTGGTCGACGATTCGACCGCATACGGCCAGGGCCTCGCGACCGAGTTCGAGAAGGCCGCGAAGGCCGCCGGAATGAAGGTCGTGTCGCGCGATGCGACCAACGACAAGGCGATCGACTTCCGCGCGATCCTCACGAAGATCAAGGGCGCGAACCCGGACGCGATCATGTACGGCGGCATGGACTCGACGGGCGGGCCGCTCGCGAAGCAGGCGCGCCAGCTCGGCATGCGCGCGAAGATCCTCGCCGGCGACGGCGTGTGCTCGACCGACCTGCCGAAGCTCGCGGGCCCCGCGTCCGACAACGTCGTGTGCTCCGAGGCCGGCATCGCGCTCGAGAAGATGCCGGGCGGCGCGGCGTTCGCGAAGCGCTACGAAGCGCGTTATCACCAGCCGATGCAGGTGTATGCGCCGTTCTCGTACGACGCCGTGTACATCATCGTCGACGCGATGAAGCGCGCGAACTCGACCGATCCGGCGAAGGTGCTGGCCGCGATGCCCGCGACCGACTACAAGGGCGTGATCGGCGAGACGAGCTTCACGCCGCAGGGCGACCTGAGGCACGGCGCGATCTCGGTGTTCACGTACAGGAGCGGTAAGAAGGCGCTGCTCGATATCGTGAAGATGTGA
- a CDS encoding histone deacetylase family protein: protein MLTVYSSDHHLHRGVELKDGAITDSFENPLRAETVLAQVRAAGLGDVIAPKPFDRTHYAAAHSARYVDFLAGAWDEWTATDRTCQALPLVWPVRAMPAAATAPAFIDGKLGFYAMDAGAPINAGTWDAVSASANSALTGADLLSSGAARAAFALCRPPGHHAGREYMGGYCYLNNAAIAAQHCVAQGATRVAVLDVDFHHGNGTQDIFYDRADVLFASIHGEPPVSYPYFSGYADERGIGAGEGFNLNLPLPKGTLWDTYSAALDHAAAAIAAHAPDALVVSLGVDTFEHDPISHFRLRSPDYLRIGAALARLNVPTLFVMEGGYMVDEIGINAVNVLLGFEGRA from the coding sequence ATGCTCACGGTCTACAGCAGCGATCACCACCTGCATCGCGGCGTCGAACTGAAGGACGGTGCGATCACCGATTCGTTCGAAAACCCCCTTCGCGCCGAAACGGTGCTCGCGCAGGTGCGTGCCGCCGGCCTCGGCGACGTGATCGCGCCGAAGCCGTTCGACCGCACCCACTACGCGGCCGCGCACAGTGCCCGCTACGTCGATTTCCTCGCCGGCGCGTGGGACGAGTGGACCGCCACGGACCGCACCTGCCAGGCGCTGCCGCTCGTGTGGCCGGTGCGCGCGATGCCGGCCGCAGCCACCGCGCCCGCGTTCATCGACGGCAAGCTCGGCTTCTATGCGATGGACGCGGGCGCGCCGATCAACGCCGGCACGTGGGATGCCGTGAGCGCGAGCGCGAACTCGGCGCTCACCGGCGCCGACCTGCTGTCGAGCGGCGCGGCGCGCGCGGCGTTCGCGCTGTGCCGCCCACCCGGCCATCACGCGGGCCGCGAGTACATGGGCGGCTATTGCTACCTGAACAACGCGGCGATCGCGGCGCAGCACTGCGTCGCACAGGGCGCCACGCGCGTCGCGGTGCTCGACGTCGATTTCCATCACGGCAACGGCACGCAGGACATCTTCTACGACCGCGCGGACGTGCTGTTCGCGTCGATCCACGGCGAGCCGCCGGTGTCGTATCCGTACTTCTCCGGCTACGCGGACGAGCGCGGCATCGGCGCGGGCGAAGGGTTCAACCTGAATCTGCCGCTGCCGAAGGGCACGCTGTGGGACACCTACTCGGCGGCGCTCGACCACGCGGCCGCCGCGATCGCCGCGCATGCACCCGACGCGCTCGTCGTGTCGCTCGGCGTCGATACGTTCGAGCACGATCCGATCAGCCATTTCCGGCTGCGCTCGCCCGACTATCTGCGCATCGGCGCGGCGCTCGCGCGCCTGAACGTGCCGACGCTGTTCGTGATGGAAGGCGGCTACATGGTCGACGAGATCGGCATCAATGCGGTCAACGTGCTGCTGGGATTCGAAGGGCGCGCGTAA
- a CDS encoding Lrp/AsnC family transcriptional regulator, with product MSKNRASAELDGVDRAMLRLLQDDGALSNATLGEKLSLSVTPCWRRRKRLEDEGVITGYQANLDRRALGMNVFAFVQVTFNMHSGQDSDHFEDVMRRHDEVTSCHKITGAADYILQVVAADLDAYAEFVEHVLRKQAGVSSIQSSLALREVKFSSRVPVPGD from the coding sequence ATGAGCAAAAATCGCGCTTCGGCCGAACTGGATGGCGTCGACCGCGCCATGCTGCGCCTGCTGCAGGACGACGGCGCGCTGTCGAACGCGACGCTCGGCGAGAAGCTGTCGCTGAGCGTCACGCCGTGCTGGCGCCGCCGCAAGCGGCTCGAGGACGAAGGCGTGATCACCGGCTACCAGGCGAACCTCGACCGGCGCGCGCTCGGCATGAACGTGTTCGCGTTCGTGCAGGTGACGTTCAACATGCATTCCGGCCAGGATTCGGATCACTTCGAGGACGTGATGCGGCGTCACGACGAAGTGACGTCCTGCCACAAGATCACCGGCGCGGCCGACTACATCCTGCAGGTCGTCGCGGCCGACCTCGACGCGTACGCGGAATTCGTCGAGCACGTGCTGCGCAAGCAGGCCGGGGTGTCGTCGATCCAGTCGAGCCTCGCGTTG